A single genomic interval of Streptomyces sp. 1222.5 harbors:
- a CDS encoding arsenate reductase ArsC, with protein MTTPAAPSVLFVCVHNAGRSQMAAAFLTHLAGDKVQVRSAGSAPADAVNPAVVEAMKESGIDISAETPKVLTVEAVQASDVVITMGCGDACPYFPGKRYLDWKLDDPAGQGVQAVRPIRDEIERRIRGLLAELGIEPAS; from the coding sequence ATGACCACTCCCGCCGCCCCGTCCGTGCTGTTCGTTTGCGTGCACAACGCCGGCCGGTCCCAGATGGCCGCCGCCTTCCTCACCCATCTCGCAGGCGACAAGGTCCAGGTCCGCTCCGCCGGCTCCGCCCCCGCCGACGCCGTGAACCCCGCCGTGGTGGAGGCCATGAAGGAGAGCGGCATCGACATCTCCGCCGAGACCCCGAAGGTCCTCACCGTCGAGGCGGTCCAGGCCTCCGACGTGGTCATCACGATGGGCTGCGGGGACGCCTGCCCCTACTTCCCGGGCAAGCGGTACCTGGACTGGAAGCTGGACGACCCCGCCGGACAGGGAGTCCAGGCCGTCCGGCCGATCCGCGACGAGATCGAGCGGCGCATCCGCGGCCTGCTCGCCGAACTCGGAATCGAGCCGGCGTCGTGA
- a CDS encoding ArsI/CadI family heavy metal resistance metalloenzyme: MSRVQLALRVADLEGSIAFYSKLFGTEPAKRREGYANFAVTKPPLKLVLIEGAAGEETRLDHLGVEVAGTEDVNAATTRLKESGLATFEENDTSCCYALQDKVWVTGPGKEPWEVYVVKADADTLEKADAAPDACCGTTACCTPQEQALDPAQSPAEAKAAAGCACAS; this comes from the coding sequence ATGTCCCGAGTCCAGCTCGCCCTGCGCGTCGCCGACCTGGAAGGCTCGATCGCCTTCTACTCCAAGCTGTTCGGCACCGAGCCCGCCAAGCGGCGCGAGGGCTACGCCAACTTCGCCGTCACCAAGCCGCCGCTGAAGCTGGTCCTCATCGAGGGCGCGGCCGGTGAGGAGACCCGCCTGGACCACCTCGGTGTCGAGGTCGCCGGCACGGAGGACGTCAACGCCGCCACGACCCGGCTGAAGGAATCGGGCCTGGCCACGTTCGAGGAGAACGACACCTCCTGCTGCTACGCGCTGCAGGACAAGGTGTGGGTGACCGGCCCGGGCAAGGAGCCGTGGGAGGTGTACGTGGTCAAGGCTGACGCCGACACCCTGGAGAAGGCCGACGCCGCCCCGGACGCCTGCTGCGGCACCACCGCCTGCTGCACTCCCCAGGAGCAGGCCCTCGACCCCGCGCAGAGCCCGGCGGAGGCGAAGGCCGCCGCCGGGTGCGCCTGCGCAAGCTGA
- a CDS encoding TetR family transcriptional regulator produces MSRAPHEDPRAARTRARLRAALLAECAERPPAEVAVAALARRAGVGRATFYVHYDGIEALAVDACADVVRQAVDALHAWRGRPDPVHAPPALREFFTGLSPHAALYRSLLAPGGGGPLGRVLHRDLRARSLEERELAGAADAPLVASAVAATFAGVLADWLHGLLRAAPEEVADQVWQLLVALHRSR; encoded by the coding sequence ATGAGCCGGGCGCCGCACGAGGACCCGAGGGCGGCGCGCACCCGCGCCAGGCTGCGCGCCGCCCTGCTCGCCGAGTGCGCCGAGCGACCGCCGGCGGAGGTCGCCGTGGCCGCGCTGGCGCGCCGGGCCGGGGTGGGCCGGGCCACGTTCTATGTGCACTACGACGGCATCGAGGCGCTGGCGGTCGACGCGTGCGCGGACGTCGTACGGCAGGCGGTGGACGCGCTGCACGCCTGGCGGGGGCGGCCCGATCCGGTCCACGCCCCGCCCGCGCTGCGGGAGTTCTTCACCGGTCTGTCCCCGCACGCGGCCCTGTACCGGTCGCTGCTCGCGCCGGGCGGCGGCGGGCCGCTCGGCCGGGTGCTGCACCGGGACCTGCGGGCCCGCAGCCTCGAGGAGCGCGAACTGGCCGGCGCGGCTGACGCCCCGCTGGTCGCGTCGGCGGTGGCGGCGACCTTCGCGGGTGTCCTCGCGGACTGGCTGCACGGACTGCTGCGGGCCGCGCCGGAGGAAGTCGCGGACCAGGTCTGGCAGTTGCTGGTCGCACTGCACCGGAGCCGGTGA
- a CDS encoding NF041680 family putative transposase translates to MSLLHRDTRRDALEQLSCFRGEFYSCLTARSDALFELADAVLCGDGPVRSLPELSLVGEHRRGHGGLYSAVARGRVDTDRLRRVLASVPLPRAVDGRLVLAVDITCWLRPSAHTSPQRILCHTYGRGKDQHIPVPGWPYSIICALEPGRSSWTAPLDALRLAPGDDTATVTARQLRELLETLIRAGQWQEGDPKILLIADAGYDAPRLAFLLRDLPVQVLARMRSDRVLRRAVPPRQPHTQGRPPRHGSEFVFGQPDTWGIPDTETVTDTRLYGTARARSWDRLHPRLTHRSSWAVADGTLPVVEGTVIRLDIDRLPSGATPKPVWLWWSGTDATAADADRLWQAYLRRFDIEHTFRLLKQTLGWTAPKIRTPEAADRWTWLILAAYTQLRLARPLAADRRRPWEKPSPPDRLTPARVRRDFRHIRPQAACPARAPKPTRPGPGRPPGRKNTRPAPRHDVHTPKKTQPAKRPKKKTTTPKPRRTG, encoded by the coding sequence ATGAGTCTGCTGCATCGCGACACGCGACGAGATGCTTTGGAGCAACTGTCATGCTTCCGGGGCGAGTTCTACTCCTGTCTCACCGCTCGTTCGGATGCATTGTTCGAGCTGGCTGATGCTGTCCTGTGCGGCGACGGGCCGGTGAGGTCACTGCCCGAGCTGTCGCTGGTCGGCGAACACCGCCGCGGCCATGGCGGACTCTACTCAGCCGTCGCCCGCGGCCGGGTCGATACCGACCGGCTGCGGAGGGTGCTGGCCTCGGTGCCCCTGCCACGGGCCGTCGACGGCCGGCTGGTCCTGGCCGTCGACATCACCTGCTGGCTGCGCCCCAGTGCCCACACCTCACCGCAACGGATCCTGTGTCACACCTACGGCCGGGGCAAAGACCAGCACATTCCGGTTCCCGGCTGGCCGTACTCGATCATCTGCGCACTCGAACCGGGCCGCAGCTCCTGGACCGCGCCGCTGGACGCATTGCGCCTGGCACCCGGGGACGACACCGCCACCGTCACCGCCCGGCAGCTGCGCGAACTGCTCGAGACGCTGATCAGGGCAGGCCAATGGCAGGAAGGCGATCCGAAGATCCTCCTCATCGCCGACGCCGGCTACGACGCACCCCGTCTCGCGTTCCTGCTCAGGGACCTGCCGGTGCAGGTGCTGGCCCGGATGCGCTCGGACCGTGTCCTGCGGCGGGCCGTCCCGCCCCGGCAGCCTCACACTCAGGGCCGGCCACCCCGGCACGGCAGCGAGTTCGTCTTCGGCCAGCCCGACACCTGGGGCATCCCGGACACCGAGACTGTCACCGACACACGTCTATACGGCACCGCCAGAGCCCGCTCCTGGGACCGGCTGCACCCCAGGCTCACCCATCGCTCTTCCTGGGCAGTCGCCGACGGCACCCTCCCAGTCGTCGAAGGGACGGTGATCCGCCTGGACATCGACCGCCTGCCCAGCGGAGCAACACCGAAGCCGGTCTGGCTGTGGTGGTCGGGCACCGACGCCACTGCGGCGGACGCCGACCGTCTCTGGCAGGCCTACCTGCGACGCTTCGACATCGAACATACCTTCCGCCTGCTCAAACAGACCCTCGGCTGGACCGCACCGAAGATCCGCACACCCGAGGCCGCCGACCGCTGGACCTGGCTGATCCTCGCCGCCTACACCCAACTACGTCTCGCCCGCCCACTCGCCGCCGACCGGCGCCGTCCCTGGGAGAAACCCAGCCCTCCGGACAGGCTCACTCCCGCCCGAGTCCGCCGCGACTTCCGGCACATCCGCCCACAGGCCGCCTGCCCGGCCAGAGCACCGAAACCCACCCGCCCCGGTCCCGGCCGGCCACCAGGCCGGAAAAACACCCGTCCCGCACCCCGCCACGACGTGCACACACCCAAGAAAACACAACCAGCAAAACGACCAAAGAAGAAGACAACCACCCCGAAGCCCCGCCGCACAGGTTAA
- a CDS encoding MIP/aquaporin family protein translates to MSAPAPLARRAAAEAVGTAALVAVVVGSGIQATELTRDVGVQLLANSLATVFGLGVLIALLGSVSGAHFNPAVTLAAWFAGRRTGDGPSPQEVAAYVLAQITGAIGGAVLADAMFARPLAQWSTHDRSTGHLWLGEVVATAGLVWLIFGLARGGRAHLAPVAVASYIGAAYWFTSSTSFANPAVTIGRAFTDTFAGIAPASVAPFLAAQLAGAAAGLALVAVTFGRQTPVPGDEVVVPHGEQQLSAPARPAEESTVSS, encoded by the coding sequence GTGAGCGCGCCGGCCCCTCTCGCGCGGCGGGCAGCAGCGGAGGCCGTCGGCACGGCGGCGCTGGTGGCCGTGGTGGTCGGCTCCGGGATCCAGGCAACCGAGCTGACGCGCGATGTCGGCGTGCAGCTGCTGGCCAACTCCCTGGCGACCGTCTTCGGCCTGGGCGTGCTCATCGCCCTGCTCGGCTCCGTCTCCGGGGCGCACTTCAACCCCGCCGTGACGCTGGCCGCCTGGTTCGCCGGGCGCCGTACCGGCGACGGCCCCAGCCCGCAGGAGGTGGCCGCGTACGTGCTCGCCCAGATCACCGGGGCGATCGGCGGTGCGGTCCTCGCGGACGCCATGTTCGCCCGGCCGCTGGCCCAGTGGTCGACGCACGACCGCTCCACGGGACATCTGTGGCTGGGCGAAGTGGTCGCCACCGCGGGACTGGTCTGGCTGATCTTCGGGCTGGCGCGCGGTGGCCGCGCGCACCTGGCACCGGTCGCGGTCGCCTCCTACATCGGTGCCGCCTACTGGTTCACCTCCTCCACCAGCTTCGCCAATCCGGCGGTGACCATCGGCCGGGCCTTCACCGACACGTTCGCCGGCATCGCCCCCGCCTCCGTGGCACCGTTCCTCGCCGCCCAGCTCGCCGGCGCCGCCGCCGGCTTGGCCTTGGTCGCCGTGACCTTCGGCCGCCAAACGCCGGTACCCGGGGACGAGGTTGTCGTCCCGCACGGCGAGCAGCAGCTCTCCGCCCCCGCCCGACCTGCCGAAGAAAGCACCGTGTCCTCATGA
- a CDS encoding helix-turn-helix transcriptional regulator, whose translation MSNQADLPVLGQDEACCAPMVREPLGEADAAELSRMFKALSDPIRLRLLSLIASHEGGEACVCDLIGPFDVSQPTISHHLKVLREAGLVGSERRGTWVYYWVLPEALARLSTLLETPGAPVKASA comes from the coding sequence ATGTCGAACCAAGCTGATCTGCCGGTACTCGGGCAGGACGAGGCGTGCTGCGCCCCGATGGTCCGCGAACCACTGGGCGAAGCGGATGCGGCCGAGCTGTCGCGGATGTTCAAGGCTCTGTCGGACCCGATCCGGCTGCGGCTGCTGTCCCTGATCGCCTCCCACGAAGGCGGGGAGGCGTGCGTGTGCGACCTGATCGGCCCGTTCGACGTGTCCCAGCCGACCATCTCCCACCACCTGAAGGTGCTGCGCGAGGCCGGGCTGGTCGGCTCCGAGCGGCGGGGGACCTGGGTGTACTACTGGGTGCTCCCCGAGGCCTTGGCCAGGCTGTCCACCCTCCTTGAGACACCGGGTGCGCCCGTGAAGGCGTCCGCGTGA
- a CDS encoding PP2C family protein-serine/threonine phosphatase translates to MTIDYAAVFQALPGAVALLTPDLVFADANLAFLRQAGRSRDQVVGHYLFDVFPDHPDEPPASGARNLEASLRRVLANREIDTMDLQRYDVESSQRPGLWEERYWSPVNAPVFAPDGHIALVIHRVEEVTGLLRATSRPDGSRQLEAELFSRMRQLHEVNERLRRAHAREREVALALQRAMLPVPVPIAHHQVAVRYRPAVDSLNVCGDWYDLVELPDGDKIAVAVGDVVGHGLNAAGVMGQLRSALSATSRVATGPAQALEVLGRYAQSLTGAESTTAVTVFIDFNHHLITYSSAGHPPPVLLRGDGTVALLDQATDPPLDAAFEPSPRPEATTAFTGGDTLLLYTDGLIERRHQDIDTGLSQLTASLARHRELTHPEALADAVINDLIPADGVTDDTALVVVSL, encoded by the coding sequence ATGACTATCGACTACGCGGCAGTCTTCCAAGCGCTGCCCGGTGCGGTCGCTCTGCTCACCCCCGACCTGGTCTTCGCCGACGCCAACCTGGCATTCCTGCGGCAGGCCGGACGCAGCCGCGACCAGGTGGTGGGCCACTACCTCTTCGACGTCTTCCCCGACCACCCGGACGAGCCGCCAGCCTCCGGCGCCCGCAACCTGGAAGCGAGCCTGCGCCGCGTGCTGGCCAACCGCGAGATCGACACCATGGACCTGCAGCGCTACGACGTGGAATCCAGTCAGCGGCCGGGACTGTGGGAGGAGCGCTACTGGAGCCCGGTCAACGCGCCGGTCTTCGCGCCCGACGGCCACATCGCCCTGGTGATCCACCGTGTCGAGGAGGTCACCGGACTCCTGCGCGCCACCAGCCGGCCGGACGGCTCACGCCAGCTCGAGGCCGAGCTCTTCAGCCGAATGCGGCAGCTGCACGAAGTCAACGAACGCCTGCGCCGCGCCCACGCCCGCGAGCGTGAGGTCGCCCTCGCCCTGCAGCGCGCCATGCTCCCCGTCCCGGTCCCGATCGCCCACCACCAAGTCGCTGTGCGCTACCGGCCCGCAGTCGACTCCCTCAACGTCTGCGGCGACTGGTATGACCTCGTCGAACTCCCCGACGGCGACAAGATCGCCGTCGCCGTCGGAGACGTCGTCGGCCATGGCCTGAACGCCGCCGGCGTCATGGGCCAGCTCCGCAGCGCCCTGTCCGCCACCTCCCGGGTCGCCACAGGACCGGCCCAAGCCCTGGAGGTCCTCGGCCGCTACGCGCAATCGTTGACCGGCGCCGAGTCCACCACCGCGGTGACCGTCTTCATCGACTTCAACCACCACCTCATCACCTACTCCAGCGCCGGCCACCCTCCCCCGGTCCTCCTCCGCGGCGACGGCACCGTGGCCCTCCTGGACCAGGCCACCGACCCGCCGCTGGACGCCGCATTCGAACCGAGCCCCCGACCGGAAGCCACCACCGCCTTCACCGGCGGCGACACCCTCCTGCTTTACACCGACGGCCTCATCGAACGCCGCCACCAGGACATCGACACCGGACTCAGCCAGCTCACCGCTTCGCTGGCCCGCCACAGAGAACTCACCCACCCCGAAGCACTCGCCGACGCGGTGATCAACGACCTGATCCCCGCCGACGGCGTCACAGACGACACCGCCCTCGTCGTCGTCAGCCTGTAA